The segment AGCAGACCGAGCGCGGCGAACCACTCGACCGGCCGCAGGCCGGTCTCCTCCAGCGTCATCGCCACCTCGGCCTGCGTCTCGTTCATATGGCAGTGGGTGATTGCGCCGTAGCGACGGGCCAGTTCGGTCGTGCGCTGCAGCGTCTCGGCCGAGCAGCGCCATGGCACGAGCGGCCCGTTGGCGATGCGGATGCGGCCTTCCGCCGCGCCGTGCCATTCCTCGAACAGACGCCGCAAGTCGGCCAGGATGGCGTCGGGCGATTCGGCGTCTGCGCCTCGGTCGGCCCACGCGCGCGCTAACACCAGCCGCGCGCCGAGCCTTTCCGCTGCTTCCAGCACGACATCGGTGTGGCGTTTGGAGAAGGGAACCTTGTGGTGATCAACGATCGTGGTCGCCCCCCCGCGCATGGCCTCGACCAAACCCAACGTGACTGCTAAGCGGACATCCTCCGGTGTCATGGCGCCCTGGAGCTTCCAGATGTAGCGCTTCAGCCAGTCCAGCAGCGCGCGGCCGGCGCTGTAGCCGCGCATAAAGGTCTGCTCCAAGTGGGTGTGGGCGTTGACCAGGCCGGCCAGCAGCACCCGGTGCGTCCCATCGAGGACGCGCTGCGCAGAAGCGACGAGCGCATCGGGCGGCGCGCCCTCGCCGATGGCTGCAATGCGTTTGTTCGCGATGAGCACATAGCCGGCCGGCGCGACGCGATCGGCCAGGACCAGCGTGGCATTGCGGATGAGCAGCGCCATTAACTCGCGAGCGGGCCGAGCAGGGGGATGAGCAGCGGATAGACCAGCGCGCTCGATGCGGGCACCAGCAGGTTGTCCAGGCCGGCCGGGCTCACCGCTTCGACGAGGGCGGCGAAGAGCGCCATGAGCAGAGCGGTCGCCAACGCAACGCCAAACGGTGCGCCGAAGGCCAGCAGGGCCCCCCCGGCGCTGAGGAACGAGCAGCCGAACATGGCGGCCGAGCCTTCGACGCTGCGCTGCGCAAACAGGGCGTAATGCCGCCGGCCGTAGCGCCGGCCGATGATCGCGGCAAACGCATCGCCCCATGTCAACGGCATCAGCGCGGCGACCATGAACGGCTTGCTGACGTCGAAGAACAACGCGATGATCGCCGCGAAGGCGATGGGGAAATACACCGTGCCGAGGTTGGATTTGTCGCCGGTTTCCATCGCGGTAAACAGCGCGCGGCGATACGAGAGGTAGTTCAGCGCAACGAAAACGAGCGGCGGGATGATGGCGAACCATTTGTCGCTGAACAGCGCCGCTGTGCCGAAGGCCCACATCCCTACGCCGATGTGTACAACCTTGCGGGTGAACTCGACCGGCAGCCGGAGCGCGCGGCGCAGGACTTCGGCGATCCCAAGCACCGCAAAGACATAGACGAACGAGATAACGATGGCAAACCCGTTGTTCATGCGATGTGTGTCAGGGAGATGCATGGCCGTCCGAATGCGCATCCTCGTCGAAGCCATAGAGGCGGTCGAGGGTCAATTCGGGCGCGACAGTTTCGTTGGAACGCAGCGTGAGCGCAGCAGCGCGCAGGCCGAGCTGCAGCGCATCGCTCATCGGCAAATCGTTCAGGTAGCCGAAGATCACCACGGCCGTCAGCGCGTCGCCGGCCCCGGTGGTATCTACGATGTCCACGCGCAACGCGGGGAATTGGCCGCTCTCTTCCTCGGTGGCATAGCATGCGCCGCGTTCGGCTTGTGTAATCACGGCGACTTCCACACCCTGGCTCACCAGCCGGCGTGCGGCGTTGAGCGCCTCGATGGGCGTGCGAATCGGGTCGCAGCGCAGCAACACCTCGGCCTCGGCGAGGTTGGGCGTGATGATGTTGATCATCGGCAGGTGCGGTCGCAGGCGGCCGGCCAGCACGCTCGAAGTGGGGTCCACGCAGATCGGCTTGCGATACTCGTGCGCGAGGTGGATCGCCGTCATGATCGCTCCCTCGCTTAGATTGAGATCGAAGGCGACGATGTCGCATTCGCGAAAGGCGTCTTTGTGCAGGCGCAGGTAGTCCGGCGTGATGTGTCGCAGCACGCGCAGATCATCCAACCCGAGGTACAGGTCGCCGCTTTCGTCAAGCGCAGCCAGGTAGGTGCCGGTCGTCTCGTTCTCGACGATCAGCGCACGCGATACGTCCACCCCCACGTCGTCTGCGCTGCTCAGGATATCTTCGCCGGCGTAGTCGTCGCCGACTGCGGTGAGTAACGTGACCGGCGCGCCGAGCCGCGCCAGGTTCTCGGCAATGTTACGCGCAACGCCACCGAAGCTGGTGCGGATCGCCGATGCGTTCGACGAGGCGAGCACCGGCCGATGCAACATCCGCCCCTTGATGTCGAAGTTGGCTGCGCCGATGACCAGAGCGCCCTTCACCGCTATCGCACCCCCGCCAGTTGCCAGGCCACGATCGCCGCAATGCACGTGACGACTGCGAATTCGATCAGCACGCCGCGCGAGAGCCGGCCTTGGAAGTGTTGCTGCGCGATGCCGACGGATACGTAGAACACCGTCAACAACACTACGCCGGCGCTCCAGTTCGAGACGTTCCAATAGTTCAGCGCCCACGTCGCCTGGCCGACCAGCCAGCTCACGATGACGGCGAACAAGGTGGCTTGGCGCAGGCCGATGATGTGCGGCGCGAGCAAATCCAGCGCCAGCGCCAGGGCAACCAACAAGGCGCTGGTCGCTGTAATCACGCTGCGCTCGCGCGTGCTGTAGATGAGGGTAAATAGGCTGAACGCGATGAGGTAGCTCAGGCCGGTCACGGCCAGGCGCGCGATCGGATAGGCCGGCGTATTCGGCGTGATGGTGTAGTACTCGGCCACGATCAGCACGCCCAGGACGACGACGCCGACCAGCAGCGCGCCGATCCACATCGGCCAGCTCGTCAGCCGGGTGAGTAACAGGGCTAAGGCAAAGGCGGTAAGTCCGGGCGCCATCCAGAACGGGAAGAGAAAGGGCACCTCGCCGGCCCGCACGTCGGGGTGGTCGCGCAACACCCAGTCCACGCCGGCGATGGTGAGCACCGGCAGAAACAGGATCAGCAGCGAGTCTGCGTTGAGGTTAATCGAGAGGGGGGAGCCGAGGAAGGTCAACGACGCATTGCGCGAGGGCAGCTCGACCACGAGCAACAGCACCGGCGTGAGCGCCAACAGCGCCACCAGCACCAGGATGCGATTGGCTACGGAAGTGTGAAGCGATTGCGTCATCGGTTGGTCGTTGCGTCGTCAATGCTGACCCGCCAGCCGGAGCCACGCCCGGCGTCAAACGCTCGCTGCCCGCGCGTCAGCACACGCCGCGCCGCGCCCCTACACCGGCCAGCCCGCGAACGGCGTCCAATTGCACTTGGTGAACGGCGGCGCATCGCCCACGGCCCATTCGATGCTGGGGTCAACAAGGGTGAGATCGGCATCGAATTCAGAGGTGATTGTACCCTTGCCGGCAATGTTGTAGCGGTGCAATCGCCCATGTGGAGGTGCACCCACAGCCCCTCCACATTGCACATTGGCTTTTCTTCCATGCTCGGCAGCCGCAGCACGATGCACTGCACCGGCTGCGCGCCCATCTCGCCGTCCAGCGCGAACATCCCCACCGATGGCGTCTCGCGAACGACTTCAACAACGCGCGCCGCGCGCAGGCGCTCGACGGCCGCATTGGCAGAGAGACGCAGCGGAGCGGTGCGCGTCAAAAACTGTAGCGCAAAAGCTAGAATTGGCGCCGTAGTCTAGGCGGCGACTTGCCCGCGAACGGCCATGCCAAAGACGCCGATCCCGACTCGAACGACCGAGGACGCCGGAGGCAGAATGAACCCCACCGCTGAGCAACTGACCGAACTACGCGCCCGCGTTGAAGCTCACCGCGCCGACATCACGCGCTTCATGCGTGAGCTGTGCGCCATCCCCAGCATGGATTCGCAAATCCGGTCCATAGGTGAGCGCTGCGCTCAAGAGATGCGCCGGCTCGGCTTCGCCGAAGTGCGCTTTGACGTCATGGGCAATATCCTGGGGCGCATCGGCCACGGCCCTCGCGTCATCGTCTTCGACTCGCACATCGACACGGTCGGCATAGGCGATCCGGCGCAATGGGCTTGGGACCCGTTTGTGGGCAAAGTGGAGGATGGCGTGCTCTATGCGCGCGGCGCATGCGACGAAAAGGGCAGCACGCCCGGCATGATCTACGGCCTCGCCCTGGCCCGCGACCTGGGCTGGCTCGACGGCTGGACGGCTTACTACTTTGGCAACATGGAAGAGGCCTGCGATGGCATCGCCCCCCGCGTGTTCGTCGAGCACGATCCGAAGGTGCGGCCGGATTTCGTCGTGATCGGCGAGCCGACGCGCATGCAGGTCTATCGCGGCCACAAAGGGCGCGTCGAAATGAAGGTGACGGCCAAAGGGCGCAGCGCACACGCCGCCAGCAACTGGCTGGGCGACAACGCCATCTACAAACTGCTGCCCGTCATCGCCGGCATCCGCGACCTGGACCCGCGCCTGCGCGCCCACGATTTCCTCGGCAAAGGCACGATCACCGTCAGCGATATGCGCGTGAGCACCCCCAGCATTAACGCCGTGCCGGACGAGGCGACCCTCTTCATTGACCGGCGCATCACCTTCGGCGACACGCTGGAGAGCGCGCTGGCCGAGGTGCAGGCCATCGTGGATGCGGCGCAGGCCGATGCTTCGCGCGCCGACGCGATTCGGCTTGAGCTGCTGCAATACGACACGCCCAGCTACACCGGCTTCTCGTTGGTCGTGGATAAATACTTTCCTGCCTGGGCGCTGGACGAGTCCCACCCGTTGACCCAAGCGGCGCTCGCCGCCACCGAGCTGGCCTTCGGCCGGCGCGCTGCGACCGGCAAGTGGGACTTCTCCACCAACGGCACATACTGGGCCGGCATCGCTGGCATTCCCGCCATCGGCTTTGGCCCCGGCGACGAGCGCCATGCCCACAGCGTGCTCGACCAGGTGCGCCTAGACGACGTGGTGCAGGCCACGCGATTCTACGCGCTGCTGCCGGCGATGCTTGAGACTAGGTGACAGTTATCCACGCATAGATTAGAATACTGGACTATAGTCCAGCATGAAAGACCATGAAAGCGATCTCGATTTCATCGGCAGCGCCAGGCGCGTGCTGCGGTTAATCGAGGCGGTGCTGGCTCACCCCGAAGGATTAACTCCGAACGCGCTCGCTCAGGCAGCAGACCTCCCGCGTTCCTCGCTCTTTGCCTTGCTCAAGGGGCTCAAGGCGTTGGGGTACTTAGAGCAATCTGAGCGGCGGGGGCGCTACTTCGCCGGCCCGCGCCTTTCGTCATGGCGCGCGCGCCCCGCTCCGATCCATCGCGAGCTGATCGGGGCGTTTTACCAGGAAGCTGCCACAAAAACCTGGCCGGAGACCGTGGCGCTCGTCGTTCCCGTCGCCGATGGGCTATTGGTGTTGGCCCAGGTGGAGGGCAGCCCGGAGACGCGCCGCGTCTTCCAGATCGGCCAGACGTATCGCCAGATTGACGCCGCACAGGCGCTGTTCGCGCCGTCCACCCAGCCGACAAACCTCGTGAACGGGCTTTCGCTCGTCGCGGCGACGGAGACGCTCGACCTGGCGGCGCCGATCTGCCCCGACGGCGCTGAAGCGCGCGCAGCGGTTGTGCTGAGCGCGCTGGCCTATCGCTGGGAATCGCCGACGCTATACGAACGGCTCGGCCCTGAGTTGCGGAACTTGGCGGCGCATATCTCGTACCGCCTCGGCGCCTTGACTTACGCACCGTTTGCTCCCGATTCGACGGCCGAACTGCAACCCTTAGAGGCGCTCACCCCCGGACAAATCGAGACCTTTCTTCATCAGCCGGTCTCGGCGCGCCTGGCTTGCTTGCGTCCCGATGGTCGCCCGCACGTCATCCCGCTCTGGCAGGAGTGGGACGGACACGCCTTCACCGTGATCGCCTGGCAAGGGTCGCGTTGGCCGGATTACGTCTTTCAGAATCCGCTCGTCTCGCTAACGGTGGATGAACCCTGGCCGCCGTTGCGCCGCGTGGTGGCGCGAGGCAAAGCCCGCCCGGTGAGCGACCTTGGTGAGAACGAGCGGCGGCGCCTGCTGGCGCGGCTCACCCAGCGCTATCTGGGGCATCCGCTGGCGCCGTCCTATGCCCGGCAGGTTGCGCAGATTTTCAGAGTCGAGGTGGAGCACCTGCGCGGCTGGCGCGGTTTGGCTGCGCCACAGCCGGCGGTCTGAGCCATGGCTTCTCGGACACCACGCGCTGTCATCCTGCATCGCGCGACGCATCCCGCGAAGCCGCTCCCGCAGCGCGATCGCGGGACGACCGCCGGGGCGCTCGTCGTTGCGCTTGCGGGCTGGGAGGTGCTCGTCCGCGTGAGCAACACGCCGGTTTATCTGTTGCCGGCCCCCAGCCTGGTATTCCATACGCTGGCCCAGCACCTGCCGACTTATCTCCAGGCCGCGTTGATCACCTTTGGCGAGGCGTTGCTGGGGTTGTTGCTGGGCGCCGGCGTTGCCATGGGCACGGCCATCTTAGTCACCTTGTGGCCGCGCGTCGAGCAGGGGGTGATGAGCCTGGCGATCCTGGTGAAATCCACACCGCTGGTGGTGATTGCGCCGCTGCTGACCATTTGGCTCGGCTTTGGCTGGCAGCCTAAAGTGATCATCACCGCGCTGGTGACCTTCTTCCCTATCTTGGTAAACGCCCTGGTGGGCCTCCAAACCATCACGCCGAGCCTGCACGATCTCTTTCGCGTCTGGCGCGCCAGTCGCTGGGAAGCGCTGTGGCACTTGCGGCTGCCGCATAGCCTGCCGCACCTGTTCGCCGGCCTGAAGGTGAGCGCGCCCTTGGCCCTCATCGGCGCGATCGTCGCAGAGTGGACCGGCGCCTCGGGCGGGCTGGGGCGCACCATGTGGCTGGCCTACACCAACCTGAATTTGCCCTTCTTGTTCGCCGCCATCTTCTGCGTCACGGCAGCCGGCATTGCGCTCTATCAAATCATCACCCATGTCGAACGCCGCCTGGCCTACTGGCGGCCTATCCCATGAATCCAACATATTGTGGAGGTACACAACCATGCTACTTCGTCATTTGCTGTTTGTCTCACTTGCGCTGATGGTCGCAGCATGCCAAACCTTGCCTGCGCCGCCGCCTCGAACCTCGCCGACCAAGCTCACCTTTATGGCCGGCTATAAGCCGCAGGCCAATTTGCCCTTCGTCGGGGCCTATGTCGCTCAAGAGAAGGGCTACTTTCAGGCTGAAGGGCTGGAGGTGACCATCGAGCATTCGCCTGGCCAAGGCCAGCACTTGCAGTTGCTGGTCGCCGGCAAGGTGCACGTCACCACCCAGGACGCCGCGACGCTGCTGCAGCGCCGCGCCGATCCCGGTCTTCCCCTGGTCTCGATCGCGCTCATCGGTCAGCGCGGCCAACAAGCCTTCGCTGCGCTCAAAGGCTCCGGGATCAACAGCCCGAAGGACTGGGAAGGGCGCTTGGTGGGCTACAAAGGCACGCCGCCCCCCGACCTGTTCGCGCTGTTGTCCGC is part of the Candidatus Roseilinea sp. genome and harbors:
- a CDS encoding ABC transporter permease, which encodes MASRTPRAVILHRATHPAKPLPQRDRGTTAGALVVALAGWEVLVRVSNTPVYLLPAPSLVFHTLAQHLPTYLQAALITFGEALLGLLLGAGVAMGTAILVTLWPRVEQGVMSLAILVKSTPLVVIAPLLTIWLGFGWQPKVIITALVTFFPILVNALVGLQTITPSLHDLFRVWRASRWEALWHLRLPHSLPHLFAGLKVSAPLALIGAIVAEWTGASGGLGRTMWLAYTNLNLPFLFAAIFCVTAAGIALYQIITHVERRLAYWRPIP
- a CDS encoding selenium metabolism hydrolase, with the translated sequence MNPTAEQLTELRARVEAHRADITRFMRELCAIPSMDSQIRSIGERCAQEMRRLGFAEVRFDVMGNILGRIGHGPRVIVFDSHIDTVGIGDPAQWAWDPFVGKVEDGVLYARGACDEKGSTPGMIYGLALARDLGWLDGWTAYYFGNMEEACDGIAPRVFVEHDPKVRPDFVVIGEPTRMQVYRGHKGRVEMKVTAKGRSAHAASNWLGDNAIYKLLPVIAGIRDLDPRLRAHDFLGKGTITVSDMRVSTPSINAVPDEATLFIDRRITFGDTLESALAEVQAIVDAAQADASRADAIRLELLQYDTPSYTGFSLVVDKYFPAWALDESHPLTQAALAATELAFGRRAATGKWDFSTNGTYWAGIAGIPAIGFGPGDERHAHSVLDQVRLDDVVQATRFYALLPAMLETR
- a CDS encoding carbohydrate kinase, whose protein sequence is MKGALVIGAANFDIKGRMLHRPVLASSNASAIRTSFGGVARNIAENLARLGAPVTLLTAVGDDYAGEDILSSADDVGVDVSRALIVENETTGTYLAALDESGDLYLGLDDLRVLRHITPDYLRLHKDAFRECDIVAFDLNLSEGAIMTAIHLAHEYRKPICVDPTSSVLAGRLRPHLPMINIITPNLAEAEVLLRCDPIRTPIEALNAARRLVSQGVEVAVITQAERGACYATEEESGQFPALRVDIVDTTGAGDALTAVVIFGYLNDLPMSDALQLGLRAAALTLRSNETVAPELTLDRLYGFDEDAHSDGHASP
- a CDS encoding phosphatidate cytidylyltransferase, producing MHLPDTHRMNNGFAIVISFVYVFAVLGIAEVLRRALRLPVEFTRKVVHIGVGMWAFGTAALFSDKWFAIIPPLVFVALNYLSYRRALFTAMETGDKSNLGTVYFPIAFAAIIALFFDVSKPFMVAALMPLTWGDAFAAIIGRRYGRRHYALFAQRSVEGSAAMFGCSFLSAGGALLAFGAPFGVALATALLMALFAALVEAVSPAGLDNLLVPASSALVYPLLIPLLGPLAS
- a CDS encoding N-ethylammeline chlorohydrolase; the protein is MALLIRNATLVLADRVAPAGYVLIANKRIAAIGEGAPPDALVASAQRVLDGTHRVLLAGLVNAHTHLEQTFMRGYSAGRALLDWLKRYIWKLQGAMTPEDVRLAVTLGLVEAMRGGATTIVDHHKVPFSKRHTDVVLEAAERLGARLVLARAWADRGADAESPDAILADLRRLFEEWHGAAEGRIRIANGPLVPWRCSAETLQRTTELARRYGAITHCHMNETQAEVAMTLEETGLRPVEWFAALGLLGADFHAVHGVWLGDQEIALLAQHGATVTHCPAANMILASGVAPIWKLLTLKRAQERLGQPTLNVALGTDGPASNDGQDMLEMMRLAAYLQRATTLDERAMPPRQVIEMATVAGARAVAGPSLRPGDPADLIMLDFDAAHIQPVNDVLAAIVYNARGSDVDTLIVDGRLLIQGKRVLVVDEPALIAECRDRARHLARRAGIE